A portion of the Sphingobacterium spiritivorum genome contains these proteins:
- a CDS encoding (Fe-S)-binding protein, translating to MEEQLHIPTVAELAGKGEAPEILFWVGCAGSFDERAQRITRDICKILHHVGLKYAILGTEESCTGDPAKRAGNEFLFQMQAMTNIQVLDAYEIKKIVTACPHCFNTLKNEYPQLGGNYEVIHHTQLIQSLIDEGKLKPSDGHEFKGKKITYHDPCYLGRANEVYEAPRKVLEVLDSQLVELKRCRSNGLCCGAGGAQMFKEPEPGNKDINIERIEDVIASEAQIVAAACPFCMTMLRDGVKIKDKEAEIQVLDIAEITVKANKL from the coding sequence ATGGAAGAGCAATTACACATACCTACTGTAGCCGAATTGGCCGGAAAAGGCGAAGCTCCCGAAATATTATTTTGGGTAGGCTGTGCAGGAAGTTTTGATGAACGTGCGCAACGTATCACCAGAGATATATGTAAGATTCTGCATCATGTGGGACTCAAATATGCCATTCTGGGGACTGAAGAAAGTTGCACAGGAGATCCTGCAAAGCGTGCCGGAAATGAATTCCTGTTTCAGATGCAGGCAATGACTAATATTCAGGTACTCGACGCTTATGAAATAAAAAAAATCGTAACAGCCTGTCCACACTGTTTCAATACCCTTAAAAATGAATATCCGCAATTGGGAGGTAACTACGAAGTTATACACCATACCCAGCTGATTCAGTCTCTGATAGACGAAGGAAAATTAAAGCCAAGCGACGGACATGAGTTTAAGGGAAAGAAAATCACTTATCACGATCCGTGTTATCTGGGTAGAGCGAATGAAGTATACGAAGCTCCACGCAAGGTTCTTGAAGTACTGGACAGCCAGCTTGTAGAGCTTAAAAGATGCCGCAGCAATGGTCTTTGCTGTGGTGCAGGTGGAGCTCAGATGTTTAAAGAACCCGAACCGGGAAATAAAGACATTAATATTGAAAGAATAGAAGATGTTATAGCTTCAGAAGCACAGATAGTAGCGGCTGCCTGCCCATTCTGTATGACCATGCTTCGCGATGGTGTCAAAATAAAAGACAAAGAAGCGGAAATCCAGGTTCTGGATATCGCAGAAATCACGGTAAAAGCAAATAAACTATAA
- a CDS encoding 4Fe-4S dicluster domain-containing protein: MISQIIFSILFIAAIVFFTGNARKIWRNIRLGKNVDRFDRPGERLKTMLLVAFGQQKMFKKPLPALLHLFVYAGFCIINIEMIEIIIDGIFGTHRVLSFMGGFYNFLIYAFELLAFSVLAACVIFFIRRNVLKIKRLQQKELNNWPKTDANLILITEILLMAAFLFMNAADHKLQLAGVSHYHQAGLFPVSSWLMGILPDSPSALIAIERSCWWFHIIGVLLFLNYLPVSKHLHIILAFPNTYFSKLEPKGKFENMVSVTNEVKAMLDPSFTPPVTDGISRFGVKDVQDLTWKNLLDAYTCTECGRCTSACPANMTGKLLSPRKIMMDTRDRLEEVGKNIDKNGSVAEDNKSLLDTYISREEIWACTSCNACVEQCPVNINPLEIIMGLRQYAVMEESQAPSSINVMFGNLENNGAPWKYAQADRANWANQ; the protein is encoded by the coding sequence ATGATCAGTCAAATCATTTTTAGTATTCTTTTTATTGCGGCCATAGTTTTTTTCACGGGCAATGCCCGTAAGATATGGCGCAATATACGTTTGGGAAAAAATGTAGATCGCTTCGACCGCCCGGGTGAACGGTTGAAAACCATGTTACTGGTTGCTTTTGGACAACAGAAAATGTTCAAAAAACCTCTTCCTGCCCTGCTCCATCTCTTTGTATATGCAGGTTTCTGTATTATCAATATTGAGATGATAGAAATTATAATCGATGGTATCTTCGGTACACATCGTGTACTTTCTTTTATGGGCGGTTTTTATAATTTCCTGATCTATGCTTTCGAATTATTAGCATTTAGTGTATTAGCAGCCTGTGTTATCTTTTTTATCCGCAGAAATGTATTAAAGATAAAGCGCCTGCAACAAAAGGAACTGAATAACTGGCCAAAGACAGATGCTAATCTGATTCTTATTACAGAGATACTGCTGATGGCAGCCTTTCTTTTTATGAATGCAGCAGACCACAAGCTTCAGCTGGCAGGTGTGAGTCACTATCATCAGGCGGGTTTGTTTCCGGTTAGTTCCTGGTTAATGGGTATTCTACCGGATAGTCCCTCTGCTTTGATAGCCATTGAAAGAAGCTGCTGGTGGTTTCATATCATAGGTGTATTACTATTTCTGAATTATTTGCCTGTATCAAAGCATCTGCATATCATACTGGCTTTCCCCAATACGTATTTCAGCAAGCTGGAGCCTAAAGGCAAGTTCGAAAATATGGTTTCGGTAACCAACGAAGTCAAAGCTATGCTTGATCCCTCCTTTACTCCTCCGGTTACTGATGGAATTTCCAGATTCGGAGTCAAAGATGTACAGGATCTCACATGGAAGAATCTCCTGGACGCATACACCTGTACGGAGTGCGGACGCTGTACATCAGCATGTCCGGCAAACATGACGGGTAAACTCCTTTCTCCACGCAAAATTATGATGGATACAAGAGACCGTTTGGAAGAAGTGGGTAAGAATATAGACAAGAATGGTAGCGTTGCAGAGGACAACAAGTCTCTTTTGGACACCTATATAAGCAGAGAAGAAATATGGGCTTGCACAAGCTGTAATGCTTGTGTAGAACAATGCCCGGTAAACATTAATCCATTAGAAATCATTATGGGCCTAAGACAGTATGCTGTCATGGAAGAATCCCAGGCTCCTTCCAGCATCAATGTCATGTTCGGTAATCTGGAAAACAATGGTGCTCCCTGGAAATATGCACAGGCTGACAGAGCAAACTGGGCGAATCAATAA
- a CDS encoding OmpH family outer membrane protein: MKNLVKSAALAAGLLFSTQLVNAQQKIGHINFGDIISGTTEFKAAQDQLKTLNDSKTKELQGMYAEYQKKQTDANEKMRNRSEANKETVDAELNTLGTQLRDIETRINEVQRLAQEEVGKKQEELYQPIERKVMTAVNDIAKAKGYAYVFDISSTNIPYFAGGDDLTTEVKSKLGISTTAAPAAATTPAKK; encoded by the coding sequence ATGAAAAATTTAGTAAAAAGTGCAGCATTGGCAGCGGGATTGCTTTTCTCAACTCAATTGGTAAATGCTCAACAAAAAATCGGACATATCAACTTTGGAGATATTATCTCCGGTACTACAGAATTCAAAGCTGCTCAGGATCAACTTAAAACATTGAATGACAGCAAAACTAAAGAATTGCAAGGTATGTATGCGGAATACCAAAAGAAACAAACTGATGCAAACGAAAAAATGCGCAACCGCAGCGAAGCTAACAAAGAAACTGTTGATGCGGAATTGAATACGTTAGGTACACAACTTCGTGATATCGAAACACGTATCAATGAAGTACAACGTTTAGCACAGGAAGAAGTTGGTAAAAAACAAGAAGAATTGTACCAGCCGATCGAAAGAAAAGTAATGACTGCAGTTAACGATATCGCTAAAGCAAAAGGTTATGCTTATGTATTTGATATCTCAAGCACTAATATTCCTTACTTTGCAGGTGGTGATGATTTGACTACTGAGGTAAAATCTAAGTTAGGAATCTCTACTACTGCAGCTCCTGCAGCAGCAACAACACCGGCAAAAAAATAA
- a CDS encoding OmpH family outer membrane protein yields the protein MKKIIAIIAFLTLATTATFAQRFAYVDSEYILKHIPEYVSAQKQLDDLSVQWQEQVDAKYGEIEKLYKAYQNDQVLLNEDMRRRREDEIVKKEKEAKEFQRQKFGYEGELYQQRIRLIKPIQDRVAKAIQDLASNQGLDIVLDKGNEVTFLYANPKLDKSNEVITKLGFKPDAALVK from the coding sequence ATGAAAAAAATAATAGCTATTATCGCCTTTTTAACGTTGGCTACGACTGCTACATTTGCTCAACGTTTCGCATATGTGGATTCGGAATATATTCTAAAACATATTCCTGAATATGTTTCCGCACAAAAACAATTGGATGACCTTTCTGTACAATGGCAGGAACAGGTAGACGCCAAATACGGTGAAATCGAAAAATTGTATAAAGCTTATCAAAACGATCAGGTATTACTTAACGAGGACATGCGTCGCCGTAGAGAAGATGAAATCGTTAAGAAAGAAAAAGAAGCTAAAGAATTTCAGCGTCAGAAATTCGGATATGAAGGTGAGCTTTATCAGCAACGTATCCGTCTGATCAAACCTATTCAGGATCGGGTAGCAAAAGCTATTCAGGATCTTGCCAGTAATCAAGGCTTAGACATCGTATTGGATAAAGGAAATGAAGTGACATTCCTGTATGCAAATCCAAAACTGGATAAAAGTAATGAAGTCATTACTAAATTAGGATTTAAACCAGACGCAGCGCTTGTAAAATAA
- the bamA gene encoding outer membrane protein assembly factor BamA, with protein sequence MKRIVFLITFISSVYSYSAQAQITGNKPINLSNPDEISYLTPRDYVIGGVTITGTQYLDNDVLITISKLVVGQHIEVPSDATANVIKNLMAQGLFDDVQLYADRVDGDNIFFNIRVQERPRLTRIDINGLSKSQTEEVRKRLNSNTGKIVNENLINTTRFTIQRFLREKAYLYPDITTKTLKDTAQVNNEILVVDVQRNKKVKVRKITFTGNKEFSQRALRKALKGVKQREWYRIFGPGKFKDEKYKEAKEKLVAKLHDKGYRDAEIISDSVKKFDANEVTIDMEIYEGPKYYVGNISWSGNSKYSDSVLNIILGIEKGDVFSEEKLVTKLSGPTRNSDDISSLYMNDGYLTFSVDPVQTRVYNDTIDLEIRMYEGAQYTINNVIVKGNDVTNDKVVLRSIYTKPGQKFSKDLIMRSVREIAQLGNFDEQKTNPVPTNLNHAEGTVDVLYNVAEKPSDQVELSGGYGAGQIIGTLGLTFNNFSTSNFFDKSSWKPLPRGDGQKLSLRGQTSGKRYQSYSFSFSDPWLGGKKPIYFGLSAYTSNSSYGGFNYYTGEQMVRDSELQRIWMTGVTATLGKRLEWPDNYFQINTSLSFQRYKLQNYGNYFLFSNGTAYNMNITQEISRNSVDAPIYPTSGSNIKFSVQLTPPYSAWNNINYKTAPQEEKYKWTEYHKWKFDSQWYIKIAGKLVLKTQAQFGFLGNYTNKTETSTFERFKLGGDGMQGFDFLQGSEIIALRGYANGVIIPESTPNNFQQIAINSGSPIYTKYQIELRHPVMLNDQATVFVMAFAEAGNTWNKFSEFNPFKVRRTAGVGARIFLPIFGMLGIDYGHAFDPIPGLPESSWKQNFTFSIMQNMGGF encoded by the coding sequence ATGAAGCGTATAGTATTTTTAATAACTTTTATTTCTTCGGTTTATTCCTATTCTGCCCAAGCGCAAATCACCGGCAATAAACCAATTAATTTAAGTAACCCTGATGAAATTAGTTATTTGACTCCCAGAGATTATGTAATTGGCGGTGTTACAATCACAGGTACACAATACCTGGACAATGATGTATTAATCACCATTTCCAAACTGGTTGTTGGTCAGCATATCGAAGTACCAAGTGATGCTACAGCCAATGTAATTAAAAATTTAATGGCTCAGGGTCTGTTTGATGATGTACAGCTATATGCAGATCGCGTAGACGGAGACAACATCTTCTTTAACATCAGAGTGCAGGAACGTCCGCGTCTGACCCGCATTGACATCAATGGTCTGAGCAAAAGCCAGACAGAAGAAGTTCGGAAACGTCTCAATAGCAACACAGGTAAAATCGTAAATGAGAACCTGATCAATACAACTCGTTTTACCATACAACGCTTCCTGAGAGAAAAAGCCTATTTATATCCTGATATCACGACAAAAACGCTTAAAGATACTGCACAGGTAAACAATGAGATCCTTGTGGTAGACGTACAGCGCAACAAAAAGGTGAAAGTCCGTAAGATTACTTTTACGGGTAATAAAGAGTTTTCACAACGTGCATTGAGAAAGGCGCTGAAAGGGGTAAAACAAAGAGAATGGTACCGGATCTTCGGACCAGGTAAATTCAAAGATGAAAAATACAAGGAAGCTAAAGAAAAATTAGTAGCCAAATTACATGACAAGGGATATCGTGACGCAGAAATCATCAGTGATTCGGTAAAAAAATTCGATGCCAATGAAGTAACCATTGACATGGAAATCTACGAAGGTCCGAAATACTATGTAGGTAATATCAGCTGGTCAGGTAATTCTAAATATTCAGACTCTGTATTGAATATAATCCTTGGTATTGAAAAGGGAGATGTATTCAGTGAAGAAAAATTGGTCACTAAACTTTCAGGTCCCACCCGTAACAGTGATGACATTTCTTCCTTATATATGAATGACGGATACCTGACATTCTCAGTAGATCCAGTTCAGACCAGAGTATATAACGATACCATTGATTTGGAGATCCGTATGTACGAAGGAGCTCAGTACACGATCAATAATGTAATCGTTAAAGGAAATGATGTAACAAATGACAAAGTTGTATTACGTTCAATATATACTAAGCCGGGTCAGAAATTCTCGAAAGATCTGATTATGCGAAGTGTACGTGAAATTGCACAGCTTGGTAACTTTGATGAACAGAAAACAAACCCTGTACCAACTAATCTTAACCATGCTGAAGGTACAGTAGATGTGCTTTACAATGTAGCAGAAAAACCTTCCGATCAGGTAGAGCTATCAGGTGGTTACGGAGCTGGACAGATCATTGGTACCTTAGGTTTGACCTTTAATAACTTTTCTACCAGCAATTTCTTTGACAAAAGTTCATGGAAACCATTGCCTCGTGGGGACGGACAAAAGCTAAGCCTCCGTGGACAAACGTCAGGTAAACGCTACCAGTCCTATAGTTTCTCATTCTCAGATCCATGGTTAGGTGGTAAAAAGCCTATTTATTTTGGATTAAGTGCCTATACATCTAACTCTTCATATGGTGGATTCAACTACTATACAGGAGAGCAAATGGTAAGAGATTCCGAATTACAACGTATCTGGATGACAGGGGTAACGGCAACATTAGGTAAGCGTCTGGAATGGCCTGATAACTACTTCCAGATCAACACTTCATTGTCTTTCCAACGTTACAAATTACAGAATTACGGTAATTACTTCCTGTTCTCAAACGGTACAGCGTACAATATGAACATCACGCAGGAAATCAGTCGTAATTCAGTGGATGCCCCTATTTATCCGACTTCAGGTTCAAACATCAAATTCTCTGTTCAGTTGACGCCTCCATACTCTGCATGGAACAACATCAATTACAAAACAGCTCCTCAGGAAGAGAAATACAAATGGACAGAATATCACAAATGGAAATTTGATTCACAGTGGTATATCAAAATTGCGGGTAAACTGGTCCTGAAAACTCAGGCTCAATTCGGATTCTTAGGAAATTACACCAACAAAACAGAGACTTCTACTTTCGAACGTTTCAAGCTTGGGGGTGACGGTATGCAAGGATTTGACTTTCTTCAGGGTTCTGAGATTATTGCACTCAGAGGATATGCCAATGGTGTAATCATTCCGGAGAGTACACCTAACAACTTCCAGCAGATTGCCATCAACTCCGGTAGCCCTATCTATACAAAATACCAGATCGAGCTGAGACATCCTGTAATGTTAAATGATCAGGCTACAGTATTCGTAATGGCATTTGCAGAGGCAGGTAACACATGGAACAAATTCAGTGAATTCAATCCATTCAAAGTAAGACGTACTGCCGGTGTGGGTGCACGTATCTTCTTACCTATCTTTGGTATGCTGGGTATTGACTACGGTCATGCATTTGATCCGATCCCGGGATTACCTGAAAGTTCATGGAAACAAAACTTCACGTTTAGTATCATGCAAAATATGGGAGGATTTTAA
- a CDS encoding isoprenyl transferase codes for MNIKDKIDRNNLPKHVAIIMDGNGRWAKGLGKLRIFGHQNGVSAVREAMEGAVELGIPYLTLYAFSTENWNRPKLEVLALMELLVTTLSKEIKTFQDNGIRLNTIGDIDKLPKNCRAKLIESMELTAQNNTCVLTLALSYSSQKEIVDATKEICKQVMQGNLDIDAIDEKIFANHLYTKNMPDPDLLIRTSGEQRISNYLLWQIAYSELSFLPKMWPEFTREDLYECVYNYQQRERRFGKTSEQL; via the coding sequence ATGAATATCAAAGATAAAATTGACCGTAATAATTTGCCTAAGCATGTTGCCATCATTATGGATGGCAATGGAAGATGGGCTAAAGGATTAGGTAAATTAAGAATATTCGGACACCAGAACGGAGTGTCCGCAGTTCGGGAAGCTATGGAGGGAGCTGTAGAATTAGGTATCCCCTACCTCACATTGTATGCTTTTTCTACTGAAAACTGGAACCGGCCAAAATTAGAAGTACTTGCTCTGATGGAATTACTGGTCACTACCCTAAGTAAAGAAATCAAAACATTTCAGGATAACGGAATACGTCTCAATACGATAGGCGATATTGACAAACTACCTAAAAACTGTCGTGCGAAGCTCATAGAATCCATGGAATTAACAGCACAGAATAACACTTGTGTGCTTACACTCGCTTTGAGCTACAGTTCACAAAAAGAGATCGTCGATGCTACAAAGGAAATCTGCAAACAGGTGATGCAAGGTAACCTTGATATTGATGCTATTGATGAAAAGATTTTTGCGAATCATTTATATACCAAAAATATGCCTGACCCGGATCTGTTGATCAGAACAAGCGGTGAGCAACGTATCAGCAACTACCTGCTTTGGCAAATTGCTTATTCTGAATTGAGTTTTCTTCCAAAAATGTGGCCAGAATTTACCAGAGAAGATCTTTATGAATGTGTTTATAACTATCAGCAACGGGAAAGACGATTCGGAAAAACAAGTGAACAATTATAA
- a CDS encoding DUF6089 family protein, with translation MLLIEIHYLYRKKTILQRLFYSLLVLICFFPICNLSAQQWELGANLGTTGYMGDINPGNPLYFRSLGGGLTGKYNFNPTWGVKGGINYLHLFGSDANSSNERQIQRNLAFQNKVVEISAIGEFNFFRFVPGKNKLAYTPYIFAGVAAIYHNPYVKFSTGEKYDLRDLQLEYDAANNPGKYSKFAIAIPFGAGFKYNIKGPWSVGAELNYRVVLSDNIDNVNRNYATSMKEGIEQQIDPLVWESLADRSGNWEANKGKLRGDGRPHDAYMTFGLTVTYTFISQKCYWW, from the coding sequence ATGCTATTGATTGAAATACATTATCTTTACCGCAAAAAAACTATTTTGCAAAGACTTTTCTATAGCTTATTAGTCCTAATTTGTTTTTTCCCAATTTGTAACCTTTCTGCCCAGCAATGGGAATTAGGTGCCAATCTGGGAACAACAGGATATATGGGGGATATCAACCCCGGCAATCCGCTGTATTTCAGAAGTCTCGGAGGCGGTCTGACCGGCAAATACAACTTTAATCCCACCTGGGGAGTAAAAGGAGGCATCAACTATCTGCATCTGTTCGGATCAGATGCCAATAGCAGTAACGAACGTCAAATTCAGCGGAATCTCGCTTTTCAAAATAAAGTAGTAGAAATTTCGGCAATTGGCGAGTTCAATTTCTTCAGATTTGTTCCCGGCAAAAATAAACTGGCATACACCCCCTATATATTTGCAGGAGTAGCAGCCATCTATCACAACCCGTATGTCAAATTCAGCACAGGAGAAAAATATGATCTCCGCGATCTGCAATTGGAATATGATGCGGCTAATAATCCCGGAAAATACAGTAAATTTGCAATTGCAATACCATTTGGAGCAGGATTTAAATACAATATCAAAGGCCCGTGGAGTGTAGGAGCAGAATTAAATTATCGGGTAGTATTGTCAGATAATATTGATAACGTAAACAGAAACTATGCGACCAGTATGAAAGAAGGGATCGAACAACAGATAGATCCGCTTGTCTGGGAAAGTCTCGCAGACAGATCCGGTAACTGGGAAGCAAATAAAGGGAAACTTCGCGGAGATGGTCGTCCGCATGACGCATATATGACTTTTGGTTTGACGGTAACCTATACCTTTATCAGCCAAAAATGTTACTGGTGGTAA
- a CDS encoding NAD kinase, protein MKIAIYGREFNLSVLSYVQQLFDFLKKKELEICIYADFYDFLKSKFSCPDNLSTFTSHEDIPKDVAFMLSLGGDGTMLSAVSIIKDSGLPVAGINFGRLGFLATINKTDIEKALVQILNNAYTLQKRALLTVESDEEKLFEGKNFALNDITVFRYDSSAMITVNAHINGELLNSYWADGLIIATPTGSTAYSLSCGGPIIMPGSGNFVVTPISPHNLNVRPIVISSDFELDLEIESRTGKYILSCDSQSVTLSTTTKLKIKKAPFFINLIRLDKEGYFSTLREKLLWGIDVRNY, encoded by the coding sequence ATGAAAATAGCGATTTACGGAAGAGAATTTAACCTTTCGGTTCTGTCGTATGTACAACAATTGTTTGACTTTTTAAAGAAAAAGGAACTGGAAATATGCATTTATGCAGATTTCTACGATTTTTTAAAAAGTAAATTTTCCTGTCCGGATAATCTAAGCACATTTACCAGTCATGAAGATATTCCCAAAGATGTAGCGTTCATGCTGAGTCTTGGAGGAGACGGGACTATGCTTTCAGCGGTTTCTATTATAAAGGATTCAGGTCTTCCTGTTGCAGGTATTAATTTTGGACGTCTTGGTTTTTTAGCCACCATCAACAAAACCGATATCGAAAAAGCACTTGTTCAGATTCTCAATAATGCCTACACGTTGCAAAAACGTGCATTGCTGACCGTAGAGTCAGATGAAGAAAAACTTTTTGAAGGAAAAAACTTCGCATTAAATGATATTACCGTTTTTCGATATGATAGTTCAGCCATGATCACGGTCAATGCCCATATCAACGGTGAACTACTGAATTCCTACTGGGCAGACGGACTAATTATTGCTACCCCTACGGGTTCTACAGCATATTCGCTAAGCTGTGGTGGTCCGATTATTATGCCCGGAAGTGGCAATTTTGTCGTTACTCCTATATCACCCCATAACCTGAATGTAAGACCGATCGTTATTTCTTCAGATTTTGAGCTGGATCTGGAAATTGAAAGCCGTACCGGAAAATACATCTTAAGCTGTGACTCACAGAGTGTCACCCTTTCTACTACTACAAAACTGAAAATAAAAAAGGCTCCATTCTTTATTAACCTTATCCGGTTAGATAAAGAAGGCTATTTCAGCACCTTAAGAGAAAAGTTGCTGTGGGGAATAGATGTGCGGAATTATTAG
- a CDS encoding CBS domain-containing protein: protein MYIGEILSQKFCEVSPSDTVQKGLDKVGEFHLSHLPVVSNKEYIGMISEDELLNHEDETDIIKNLKLNLAPLYLYEYQHVYDAMLYLTNYKTELLPILNKDNRYVGVITAQDVLQALNSLQSNNETGAIIVLEIGAKDNALSHIAHIIESDNASILSTAVKTLPDSSKLELTIKVNKTNISSLVATLWRFDYVVKATFNDGNDENDMQQRYDLLMNYLNI, encoded by the coding sequence ATGTACATCGGTGAAATACTATCTCAAAAATTCTGTGAAGTCAGTCCTTCAGACACTGTTCAGAAGGGTTTAGACAAGGTAGGTGAATTTCACCTGTCTCATCTTCCCGTTGTTTCAAATAAAGAATACATCGGAATGATTAGTGAAGATGAACTTCTGAATCATGAAGATGAAACGGATATTATCAAAAACCTCAAACTGAATCTTGCCCCTCTGTATCTATATGAATATCAGCATGTGTATGATGCAATGCTGTATCTGACAAATTATAAAACAGAGCTGCTACCTATTCTGAATAAAGACAATCGTTATGTAGGCGTAATTACAGCACAAGACGTACTGCAGGCCCTTAACAGTTTACAATCCAATAATGAAACCGGCGCGATAATCGTACTGGAAATAGGAGCTAAAGATAATGCTTTGTCGCATATCGCTCATATTATAGAGTCGGATAATGCCAGCATTCTGAGTACCGCAGTAAAAACATTACCGGATTCATCCAAACTTGAATTGACAATAAAAGTCAACAAAACGAATATTTCATCATTAGTGGCCACACTCTGGAGATTTGACTATGTTGTAAAAGCGACATTTAATGATGGTAATGATGAAAATGACATGCAACAGCGGTACGATCTGCTTATGAATTACCTCAATATTTAG
- a CDS encoding 1-acyl-sn-glycerol-3-phosphate acyltransferase — protein sequence MQQEEQKKFIEVREVIRKKSPKLAKWIPSPFISYLERVIHEDEINYIMNKFEDRYGLDFVDDLLKELGVEVVLEGEEHIPLEDSVIFASNHPLGGLDGVAFMHAVGRYRRDVKFLVNDILLNIKNLQPLFIPVNKLGTQGKNGIEMIERAYGGEDALLVFPAGLVSRKQNGKIMDLEWKKSFINKAKKYKKDIIPVYIEGKNSNFFYNFAQLRQKLGLKVNLEMLYLPDEMFAQRNHRVTIKIGKRIPYTHFDTSKSEKVWAEEVKQLVYNMAEVKK from the coding sequence ATGCAGCAGGAAGAACAAAAGAAGTTTATTGAAGTAAGAGAAGTAATTCGTAAAAAGAGTCCTAAACTGGCAAAATGGATTCCATCTCCGTTTATCAGTTATCTGGAAAGGGTGATTCATGAAGATGAGATCAATTATATCATGAATAAATTTGAGGATCGGTACGGATTGGATTTTGTAGATGATTTGCTGAAAGAACTTGGTGTAGAAGTCGTATTGGAAGGGGAGGAGCATATTCCGTTAGAGGATAGTGTGATCTTTGCTTCTAATCACCCTTTGGGCGGACTGGACGGTGTAGCTTTCATGCATGCCGTAGGAAGATATCGTAGAGATGTCAAATTTTTGGTTAATGACATCCTTTTGAATATTAAAAATTTACAGCCACTTTTTATTCCGGTTAATAAATTGGGTACGCAGGGTAAAAACGGGATAGAGATGATCGAAAGGGCCTATGGAGGCGAAGATGCTTTGCTTGTGTTTCCTGCCGGGCTGGTTTCCAGAAAGCAAAATGGAAAAATCATGGACCTGGAATGGAAAAAGAGTTTTATAAACAAAGCAAAAAAATATAAAAAGGATATTATTCCTGTGTATATTGAGGGGAAGAATTCCAACTTTTTTTATAATTTTGCTCAACTCAGACAGAAATTGGGTTTGAAAGTAAATCTGGAGATGTTGTATCTTCCGGATGAAATGTTTGCCCAACGTAATCACCGTGTAACTATCAAGATCGGAAAAAGAATTCCCTACACGCATTTTGATACATCAAAAAGTGAGAAAGTGTGGGCAGAAGAAGTGAAACAGTTGGTCTATAACATGGCTGAGGTAAAAAAATAA
- a CDS encoding GNAT family N-acetyltransferase, which translates to MQEIIAPVDKELIKAELTKEAFVRFTNNGNNEVYVINHHNAPNVMREIGRLREVTFRAAGGGTGLSIDIDENDTSEDCYDQLIAWNPEEEEIIAGYRLIKCSEASWKDGVINLSTAHYFNFSEKFISEYLPYTIELGRSFVQPRFQPAIDNRKGIFSLDNLWDGLGALVMLNPEIKYLFGKVTMYPHYNVEARDLLLYFMEHYFPDPDKLVTPIRAVGYKTDMSQYEGMFDGLDYKEGYKLLNSKVRGMGENIPPLINTYMNLSPTMKSFGTARNDEFGEVEETGILVTLDDIYPVKKERHMSTFERDSEYGNPKKKK; encoded by the coding sequence ATGCAAGAAATTATTGCTCCTGTTGACAAAGAATTGATAAAGGCTGAACTTACAAAGGAGGCTTTTGTACGCTTTACCAACAATGGAAATAATGAAGTCTATGTAATCAATCATCATAATGCGCCGAATGTAATGCGTGAAATTGGACGATTACGTGAAGTAACGTTCAGAGCAGCGGGCGGAGGTACGGGCTTATCTATTGATATTGACGAAAATGATACAAGCGAAGATTGTTATGATCAATTGATCGCCTGGAATCCGGAGGAAGAAGAAATCATCGCCGGATATCGTCTTATTAAATGTTCAGAGGCAAGTTGGAAGGATGGCGTGATCAATCTTTCAACGGCTCATTATTTTAATTTTTCGGAAAAATTTATTTCGGAGTATCTTCCGTATACAATAGAACTAGGGCGGTCTTTTGTGCAACCGCGTTTTCAACCTGCAATTGATAATCGGAAAGGTATCTTTTCATTGGATAATCTATGGGACGGACTTGGCGCTTTGGTAATGCTGAACCCGGAAATCAAGTATTTATTTGGGAAGGTCACTATGTATCCGCATTATAATGTGGAAGCAAGAGATTTGTTGCTCTATTTTATGGAGCATTATTTTCCGGATCCGGATAAGTTGGTGACACCTATTCGTGCTGTCGGTTATAAAACAGATATGAGTCAGTATGAGGGTATGTTCGACGGACTGGATTACAAGGAAGGATATAAATTGCTAAACTCTAAAGTGAGAGGCATGGGCGAAAATATTCCTCCTCTCATCAACACATACATGAATTTATCGCCAACGATGAAATCATTTGGCACAGCCCGTAATGATGAATTCGGTGAGGTGGAAGAGACAGGAATTCTGGTCACACTTGATGATATCTATCCGGTTAAGAAAGAGAGGCACATGTCCACTTTTGAAAGAGATAGTGAATATGGAAATCCTAAGAAAAAGAAATAA